One window of the Chryseobacterium sp. CY350 genome contains the following:
- a CDS encoding prolyl oligopeptidase family serine peptidase — MIKSNLIFYVAFVFVGMINAQKTNLAPSTPFTDEYFGTKIVDEYRNLENLKDPLTVQWMKDQTQYSISILQSIPNRKYYIDRRLEFDKKKSFSVSNINITENDFYFYLKQKPEENNTKVFFKKGFDGIEKEIFNPQNYKPENKKDYQINYIKPNYDGSKLAIALTESGKEISEMVIYDLIQDRLLPHIITNCWPSDSGGISWLPDNNRFIYLYYPVIDSNSPSFLKDMESVIYRIGDDPQNLNILLSKKNNPNLNIKSEDFPDVSLLTKSSNYLFGYISGPVKFMDTYYISAKDIDNKNKWKFLFSKEDKITDFITKGDNIIYISEKNGTNAIYSTSLQNPDFKNPSVIVPNIPDEIINDISSIKDGFIFYSSKNGVEAKLYLYKEEKIESLKLPIPAGDILITTKSDLSNDFWISCSGWKNDSERFKYNFLTKKFVAENLAPIVEYPEFKDVVIEEITVKSHDGLDIPLSLIYSKNIIKNKHNPLIIDAYGGYGYNNSPYFEKTYLLWVLQGGIVAIAHVRGGGEKGEEWYKGGYKTTKPNSWKDVISCAEYMIKQNYTSPENIAIWGASAGGITIGRAMTERPNLFKVAIINAGVVNALRMEFTPNGPNNVKELGTVKVQSEFKSLLEMDAYQHVKKGIKYPASFITGGINDPRVIPWMPTKFAAKLIADNTSDNPILLKIDYEGGHGGDIPLLQKYDNLADIFAFAFWQLGHPDYQPKEEIKK, encoded by the coding sequence AATGGATGAAGGATCAGACACAATATTCTATATCTATTCTTCAAAGTATACCCAACAGAAAATATTATATTGATAGAAGACTAGAATTTGATAAGAAAAAGTCATTTTCCGTATCTAATATAAATATTACAGAAAATGACTTTTATTTTTATTTAAAACAAAAGCCTGAAGAAAATAACACAAAAGTTTTTTTCAAAAAAGGATTTGACGGAATTGAAAAGGAAATTTTTAATCCTCAAAACTATAAACCTGAAAATAAAAAAGATTATCAAATAAATTATATAAAGCCTAATTATGATGGCTCAAAGCTGGCAATTGCTTTAACTGAAAGTGGCAAAGAAATTTCAGAGATGGTAATCTATGATTTAATACAAGACAGATTACTGCCTCATATCATTACTAATTGTTGGCCTTCAGATAGTGGAGGTATATCATGGCTTCCAGATAATAATAGGTTTATATATCTCTATTATCCCGTTATTGATAGTAATTCACCTTCATTTTTAAAAGATATGGAGTCTGTTATTTATAGAATTGGTGATGATCCTCAAAATCTAAATATCCTTTTGTCTAAGAAAAATAATCCAAACTTAAATATCAAATCTGAAGACTTTCCTGACGTATCGTTACTTACAAAAAGTAGTAACTATTTATTTGGATATATATCAGGTCCGGTAAAATTTATGGATACTTATTACATATCTGCGAAAGATATTGATAATAAAAATAAATGGAAATTTTTATTTAGCAAAGAAGATAAGATTACGGACTTTATTACTAAAGGAGATAATATTATTTATATTTCAGAAAAGAATGGGACTAATGCTATATACAGTACTTCATTACAGAATCCTGATTTCAAAAATCCGTCTGTAATTGTGCCAAATATTCCTGATGAAATTATTAATGATATATCCAGTATAAAAGATGGATTTATCTTTTATAGTTCTAAAAATGGAGTAGAAGCAAAGTTATATTTGTATAAAGAAGAAAAAATAGAATCATTAAAGCTACCGATTCCAGCGGGAGACATTTTAATTACTACTAAGAGCGACCTTTCAAATGATTTCTGGATTTCTTGTAGTGGTTGGAAAAATGATTCTGAAAGATTTAAGTATAACTTTTTAACCAAAAAATTTGTTGCCGAAAATTTAGCACCAATTGTTGAGTATCCGGAATTCAAAGACGTTGTTATTGAAGAAATTACTGTAAAATCCCATGATGGATTAGATATTCCTCTTTCTTTAATTTACAGTAAAAATATTATAAAGAATAAGCACAATCCTTTAATTATTGATGCTTATGGAGGGTACGGATATAACAATAGTCCATATTTTGAGAAAACATATTTGCTTTGGGTCCTGCAAGGAGGTATTGTTGCTATTGCTCATGTAAGAGGTGGAGGTGAAAAAGGTGAAGAATGGTATAAAGGGGGATATAAAACTACCAAGCCGAACTCTTGGAAAGATGTAATCTCTTGTGCAGAATATATGATAAAGCAGAATTACACATCCCCTGAAAATATTGCTATTTGGGGAGCAAGCGCAGGAGGTATTACTATAGGAAGAGCAATGACTGAAAGACCTAATTTATTTAAAGTTGCAATAATTAATGCGGGTGTAGTCAATGCATTAAGAATGGAATTCACACCAAACGGCCCAAATAATGTGAAAGAATTAGGCACAGTTAAAGTTCAATCTGAGTTCAAATCATTGCTGGAAATGGATGCTTATCAACATGTCAAAAAAGGAATTAAATACCCTGCCTCTTTCATTACCGGAGGAATAAATGATCCTAGAGTAATCCCATGGATGCCAACAAAATTTGCAGCAAAGCTGATCGCTGATAATACTTCAGACAATCCTATTCTTTTAAAAATCGATTATGAAGGAGGACATGGAGGTGATATCCCATTATTACAGAAGTATGATAACTTAGCTGACATCTTTGCCTTTGCCTTTTGGCAATTAGGACATCCTGATTACCAACCAAAAGAAGAAATTAAAAAGTAA